The genomic interval ATAGATGCTTACAGAAGAAGAAAAAAATGCCGGTTTGGTGGGGCGGATCATCCCCATCAATATCGAAGAGCAGATGAAGTCGGCCTACATCGACTACTCGATGTCGGTCATCGTCTCCCGGGCCCTGCCCGACGTGCGCGACGGTCTGAAACCCGTACACCGACGCATCCTCTACGATATGAGCGCGGAGCTCAACCTCTACTCCGACAAACCTACCCGTAAGTCGGCCCGTATCGTCGGTGACGTGCTCGGTAAGTTCCACCCCCACGGCGATACTTCGGTCTACGACGCCATGGTCCGCCTGGCCCAGGAGTGGTCGATGCGCTACCCGCTCGTCGACGGGCAGGGTAACTTCGGCTCAATGGACGGCGACTCGCCCGCGGCCATGCGTTACACCGAGGCCCGCATGAAGAAGATCACCGACGAGGTGATGGCCGATATCGACAAGGAGACCGTCGACTGGACGCTCAACTTCGACGATACGATCCCCGAACCTACGGTCCTGCCGACCAAAATCCCGCTGCTGATCGTCAATGGCGCCAGCGGTATCGCCGTCGGTATGGCCACCAACATGGCCCCGCACAACCTGAGCGAAGTGGTCGATGCCTGCTGCGCCTATGTCGACAACCCCGAGATCTCGGGCGAGGAGCTGCTCCACTACGTCAAGGGCCCGGATTTCCCCACCGGAGGCCTCATCTACGGCTACGAGGGTGTGAAGGAGGCAATGCTGACGGGCCGCGGCCGCGTGATCATGCGCGCCAAGACCGAGATCGAGCATACGCCCAGCGGCCGCGAGTGCATCGTCGTCACGGAGATCCCCTACATGGTCAACAAGGCCGAGATGATCAAGAAGATCGCCGACCTGATCAACGAGAAGAAGATCGACGGCATCTCCTATATCAACGACGAATCGGACCGCAACGGCCTGCGGATCATCATCATCCTGAAACACGACGCCGTGGCGAGCGTGGTACTCAACACGCTGTTCAAGAATACGCCGCTGCAGACCTCGTTCGCCGTGAACAACATCGCACTGGTCAATGGACGCCCGCAGTTGCTGTCGATGCGCGACCTGATCAAGCACTTCATCGACCACCGCCACGACGTGGTGGTTCGCCGCACGCGCTTCGACAAGCGCAAGGCCGAGGAGCGCCTGCACATCGTGCTCGGTCTGCTGATCGCCCAGGACAACATCGACGAGATCGTGCACATCATCCGCTCGTCGCAGACCCCCGATGCCGCCAAGCAGACGATGATGGAGCGTTTCGATCTTACGGAGATTCAGGCTTCGGCCATCATCGAGATGCGCCTGCGGGCCCTGACCGGCCTGGAACGCGGCAAGCTCGTGGCCGAGCGTGACGAGCTGACGGCCCTGATCGCGCACCTTACGGAGGTGCTGGCCAGCGTGGCCATGCAGATGCAGATCGTCAAGGACGAGCTGCTGGAGATCAAGGCGAAGTACGGCGACGAGCGCCGCACGGAGATCGTCTATGCTTCGGAGGAGTTCAATCCCGAGGATTTCTACGCCGACGACGACATGGTGATCACCATCTCGCACATGGGCTACATCAAGCGCACGCCGCTGGCCGAATACCGCACGCAGAACCGCGGCGGCGTGGGGGCCAAGGGCAGCGCCACGCGCGACGAGGATTTCATCGAGCATATCTACGTGGCCTCGATGCACAACACGATGCTCTTCTTCACGGAGAAGGGCCGCTGCTACTGGCTGAAGGTCTACGAAATTCCCGAAGGGACCCGTTCGTCGAAGGGCCGTGCGATCCAGAACGTCATCCAGATCGACCCCGACGACAAGGTCCGCGCCTATATCAACGTCAAGCGGCTCAATGATGAGGAGTATGTGAACAACAACTACATCATCATGTGTACGAAGGACGGCACGATCAAGAAGACGAAGCTCGAAGCCTACTCGCGGCCGCGTCAGAACGGCGTGAACGCCATCGTGATCCGCGAGGGCGACCAGCTGATCGAGGCCAAGCTGACGAGCGGACAGGCCGAGGTGATGATCGCCGCCCGCGAAGGCAAGGCCATCCGCTTCAACGAGAATACGGTCCGTCCGATCGGACGTGTCGGAGCCGGTGTGCGCGGCATCTCGATCGACGAGGGCGACGAGGTGGTGGGCATGATCTGCGTGGAGCCCGACTCGAAGCAGGATGTGCTGGTACTGAGCGAGAACGGCTACGGCAAGCGCACCGATCTGGACGAGTACCGCATCACGAACCGCGGCGGAAAGGGCGTCAAGACGATCAACATCACGGAGAAGACCGGCAAGCTGATCTCGATCCAGGCCGTAACGGACGACAACGACCTGATGATCATCAACCGCTCGGGCCTGACGATCCGCACCGCGGTGTCGCAGATCCGGCTCGCAGGGCGCGCCACGCAGGGCGTGCGGATCATCAACCTGCGCGAAGGCGATGCCATTGCTTCGGTGATGGCCGTCCCGGCCGCCGGTGAGGAGGAATCCGCGGCCGTCGAGGGTGCCGAGGATGCCGAAGCGGGCGGGAACTCCGTAAATGCGGAGTCGGCAACCCCGGCTCCCGGGACCGACAGCCCCGCGGAGGAATAGACAACAAACAGGGAAACAACCGAAAAACTTTTAAATTCAAGTTCGTATGAAAAAGACGATTTTGACGGCTCTCGCGGCGCTGCTCGTGGCAGTTCCCGCCGTGCAGGCCCAGAAGGTGAACAAGGAGGCTCTCCTTGCCAAGATCGAGAAGAGCGATGCCGACATCGCCAACGAAAAGAAGGCTGCGAAGGCCGCAACGTGGATCAACCGCGGCAAGGCATTCTATGAGGTGGCTGCCGAACCGACGAAGAGCCTCTTCGTCAACATGGAGTCCACGATGCTCAAACTGACGGTCGGTGAGCCG from uncultured Alistipes sp. carries:
- the gyrA gene encoding DNA gyrase subunit A; amino-acid sequence: MLTEEEKNAGLVGRIIPINIEEQMKSAYIDYSMSVIVSRALPDVRDGLKPVHRRILYDMSAELNLYSDKPTRKSARIVGDVLGKFHPHGDTSVYDAMVRLAQEWSMRYPLVDGQGNFGSMDGDSPAAMRYTEARMKKITDEVMADIDKETVDWTLNFDDTIPEPTVLPTKIPLLIVNGASGIAVGMATNMAPHNLSEVVDACCAYVDNPEISGEELLHYVKGPDFPTGGLIYGYEGVKEAMLTGRGRVIMRAKTEIEHTPSGRECIVVTEIPYMVNKAEMIKKIADLINEKKIDGISYINDESDRNGLRIIIILKHDAVASVVLNTLFKNTPLQTSFAVNNIALVNGRPQLLSMRDLIKHFIDHRHDVVVRRTRFDKRKAEERLHIVLGLLIAQDNIDEIVHIIRSSQTPDAAKQTMMERFDLTEIQASAIIEMRLRALTGLERGKLVAERDELTALIAHLTEVLASVAMQMQIVKDELLEIKAKYGDERRTEIVYASEEFNPEDFYADDDMVITISHMGYIKRTPLAEYRTQNRGGVGAKGSATRDEDFIEHIYVASMHNTMLFFTEKGRCYWLKVYEIPEGTRSSKGRAIQNVIQIDPDDKVRAYINVKRLNDEEYVNNNYIIMCTKDGTIKKTKLEAYSRPRQNGVNAIVIREGDQLIEAKLTSGQAEVMIAAREGKAIRFNENTVRPIGRVGAGVRGISIDEGDEVVGMICVEPDSKQDVLVLSENGYGKRTDLDEYRITNRGGKGVKTINITEKTGKLISIQAVTDDNDLMIINRSGLTIRTAVSQIRLAGRATQGVRIINLREGDAIASVMAVPAAGEEESAAVEGAEDAEAGGNSVNAESATPAPGTDSPAEE